A region of the Candidatus Methylacidithermus pantelleriae genome:
GATCTTTTTGAGGCGTTGACTCGAAAGGATGTGCTTGCGTACCACCAGGAGCGGTATTGCCCCCAGAATCTCACACTTGTGGTCTCGGGCGCCGTCGAGCCGGCTGAGGTTTTCTCAGAAGCAGCCCAAAGTCTGGGGAAGGAAAAAGCAAGGCCTATGGCTCAGAGCTACATTCCCGGGGAACCGGACCAGATGGTGCCCCGCAGAAGCCAGAAGGAATTTGTGACAGAGGTAAGCCGGGTTCTTTTCCTTTACCAGATTCCAGGATATGAAGACCCATCCGGGTTGCCGTTGCTTTTGCTCTCACTCGTAGCCGGGGGGGGAAGAAGCTCCCGGTTCCACCGGATCCTCGTGGAGGAGGAGGGGCTTGCGGAAGAGGTGGAAGTTTTTACGCATATGGCTTTGGGAGCGGGTGTTTTTGGGGTGGGGGCTCGGTGCCAGAACGAAAAGCGAGGTCGGCTCATCGCACGCATTCGAGAACTGGTTGACCAGCTTGGCAAAAATCCTGTGGCCCGCAACGAGCTGGAACGTGCTCGACGGCAGGCTCTTTTACAGCGGTGGCACAGCTTAAAAACGGCCTCCGGGAGGGCCGGTGCCATTGGTTGGGGGTGGCTTGTGGCTCGGGATCCGGGTTTTTACGATCGGGTGGTCGAACGCATCCAGGGGATCGAGGAGGAAGAGATCGTGGAGTGCGCACGGCGCTTTCTGGATCCGCGGCGGGAGAATCTTGCCGAGCTTGTTCCCAAGGGTGAGCGTGAGCCCTTCCTGGAAAAAGGGCACGCGCATGGTCATGGAGAGCTTCCCTTGCCGCACCGCTATCGACTGGGCAAAGGGACCCGGGTGGTGGCCCGCCAGGATCAAAGGGTCCCCTTGGTTGGATTTCATGTCCTCTTCCCGGGGGGAGTTTTTTATGAAAAACCGGAGACGGCGGGGCTGGCTCGCCTGGCTGCCCAGCTCCTTCCCAAGGGGACCCGGAGGCGAAAAGCCATGGAAATCGCCGGCCGGGTGGAGGAACTGGGTGGGTACTTGGAAGCGGATGGGGGGAATAATTCGGCGCGGTTGTCGATCGAGCTTCTCAAGCAAAGCTGGCGGGATGGGCTAGAGATTTTTTTGGAAATTCTTATGGAATTTTGTTGCCGGGAAGAAGAGCTCGAAACGGAACGCAGAAAACAACTCTCGCTTCTTGCAGTGGAGCGGGAAGATCCGGTTTCTGTGGCTCGGGATCTTCTACGGCGCACCCTCTTTGCCGGGCATCCCTATGAGCGCAACCCGTTAGGAACGCCGGAAACCCTTGCCCGGGTCGGGCCGCAGGATGTGGAAGAGTTTGTTCGGGAGGTCTTCTTTCAAGCGAGCGCCGTCTTCGGGGTGGCTGGAGATTTTTGTTGGGAAGAGGTCCAAGGAATGATGGAACCGGTTCTTTCGGCGTGGGGCCAAAGCGTTCCCGGAGAGCCTACGGGTTTTCCACCTGTTCCGCTCCGTGAAAAGCCGGTGCGTGTGGAACAACAGCTCCCGAAGGAGCAAGCAGTTATTTTCATTGGGTTTCCCACGCCGGGTCTCCAGCATCCTTGGCAGATTCCCTTGGCGATTGCAGCGGAAGCTCTGAGTGACCTGGGGGGCCGGCTTTTCGTTAAAATTCGACAAGAGCACGGGCTTGCCTACTTTACGGGAGCGACGCGGTTTTTGGGGCTTGCGGGTGGATGGTTTGCTTTCTATGTGGGAACCGACCCCACGCGCAAGGAATGGGTCGAAAAGCTTCTTTGGGAAGAGATTGAACGACTGGCCGTTTCAGGGCTGGACAAGGGGGAAGTCGAGCGGGCGAAAGCGAAGCTTTTAAGTGAGGATCGAATGAGCGATCAGGATACTGCTGGGGTGGTGGCGGCATCTGCTCTGCATGAACTGGTAGGGCTTGGCTACGATTACGCGTGGAGGCGAAGGAAAAAAATTGAGGCATTAACTGAGGAAGAGGTCCGGGAGTGTCTCGTTGGTTGCCTGGGCCAAAAGGGGCCCGTTACGGTGGTAGTAAGCCCGTAGGGGAAACGGGCCGGAGGGAGAACCGGATGAGCGAGGGTTATCTTTCGCAACAGGAACTTTCCCAGAGATTCATGGGGCTGGTCGTGCGGCTCGCACAGGAGGCGCTTTACCTTCTGCGGGGTGGGTCCGGGGAGGGTCCTGTGTCATTGCGATTGGAGGAAGCCCGGGCGATCATTGACGGACTTGAGGCTTTGCAAGTGCGGGTTGCAGGGAATGTGACAGAGGAGGAACGGAGTCTTTTGGAGGGGGTGTTGACCCAGCTGCGGCTTGTCTTTGTGGAGGCGGTGACGCGAGGGTCTGAAGCAAAACCCGCGGGGAAGGCCCAAGAATCCGCTGTGGCCCAGGAGGTTCCTTCTGGGGAGAGCGGCAAAGAGCAAGCTCCGGCAGGGGAGGAGCTTGGACGTAAGCGGTTTGTTAAAAAGTATGGACCAGGCGAGTAACGCTGCTTGCTTAAGACGGGGTTTTTTCCTGTGTCCCGGTCTTACGGGCGTGTGAGGGAGTTGAGAGGGAGACTTTTTCCCTTCTAGCCAAACGGCTTGGAAGGGGCGGGTGGTTTCCTTGCTCTTGGTGGGTAAGCAGGGTAACCTATTCTCGAACAGTGAGTTTTTCCCAACCCATTCGCCTTGTTCCCCATGGTTTGAGGAATGGTTCGGCGGTAGACCGTCGGAAGGTCAACTACCTTCGGATTTCGATCACCGACCGCTGCAACGAACGCTGTCTCTACTGCATGCCGGAAAAGTACGCCGGCTGGGTGCCTCGCGACGAGCTATTGAGTTACGAGGAGATCCTCGCAATCGTGAAGGTGGGTGTATCGCTGGGGTTCCGCCATTTTCGCGTGACCGGGGGCGAACCTCTGGTCCGGCCGGGCGTGGTAGGGTTTGTGGAGCGACTGATCGGACTTCCGGGAGTCGAGACGGTGTCTTTATCGACCAATGGGACCCGGTTGCCTGAACTGGCTGAGGGGTTGTGGAAAGCCGGGTTGCGAAGGGTTAACGTGAGCTTGGATGCACTTGACCCCCAGCGCTACCGGGAGATCACCCGCGGAGACATCGATCCTGTGTTGGAGGGGATTGAGCTATGTCGCAAGCTTGGCTTTTCCTCGCTTAAGATCAATACCGTGCTTTTGCGAAACCGGAACGAGGAAGAAATCTGGCCCCTGGCAAAGTTTGCAGCCAGCCGGGGTCTTGTGATCCGGTTTATTGAGCTTATGCCCGTGACCCGAAGTGACATGCTTGCGGAGGAGAATTTTTTTTCGGTTGAGGAAGCCAAGAGGTCTTTGGAAAAGTACGATCGGCTCGAGCCGGTGAATCTCAAGCTGGGTTTGGGCCCGGCAAAATACTTCCGGTTGGCTCGTCTTGGGGGAATTGTAGGATTTATCGGGGCAATTTCGGATTCTCGTTTCTGCGATGGATGTAATAAGATGCGTCTGACGGCCGATGGGAAACTCCGCCCTTGTTTGGGGGACCACGCGGAGTGGGATCTTAAGCCTTGCGTTCGGCCGGCTCTCGACAGGGTGAGGTTGAAGGAATGCTGGGAGGCCGCGTTGGCAGCCAAACCTCTGGCCCACTCGTTTCGAGAGGGATACCAGCCGGGAAGGGTGATGACCGCCATTGGAGGGTAGATGGCCAAGGTTCGTATTCTTGCTTTTGCCGAGGCTCGGGAGCTTCTGGGAGAAGGGGAGATTTGGGTAGAAGCAAGCTTGTCCGAATCTCCGCGCTTGATTCTGCAACGACTGTACCCGGATAAGATCCAAAAACTTTCGTCCTGGCGAGTGGCCGTGGACCGGCAGTACTGGGAGTGGGATCGGCCGGTGGGTACTGCGGAAGAAATTGCGGTCATTCCTCCGGTAAGTGGGGGATAGGGAGCTGGTGTAAGTCTTTGCCGGAATCGAGGAGCCTGACGCCGGGAGTTGACTCAAGTTATGGGCAGGATCTTGACACAACGGGATGGTCCCATGGAAATCTCGGTCCGGCTGACCTCCCATCCGTTGGAGTCGTGGGAACTTTCCTTTCCTCTGGACGGGTCTTCGGGGGTGGTTCTGGTCTTCTACGGTGTCGTACGCCGGGAGGAGCAAAACCACTGGATTGAGGCTCTCCACTACGAAGCGTATGAGACGATGGCCAAGGAGGAGCTTTTCCGGATTTGCCAGGAGCTAGGCAAACGATATCCCTGCCAGCGAGTGGAGGTGGTGCACCGGGTGGGGAAGGTGCCTGTTGGGGAAGCTTCTCTTGGGATCCGAGTTTTTGCCCGCCACCGCAGCGAGGCCTTGGGGTTATTGACCGAGCTTGTGGACCGGTTGAAAGAGCGCGTGCCCATCTGGAAAGCGCCCTGCACCATCAACAACTCATAGGCTATGGATCCCCTAGTGCTGAGAGAGCCTGGCTATCCGCGGCCGGGCAGCAAAACGCGGGTGCGGGTTTGGAGGTTTGAAAAGGAAGGAGTGTGGAACCGGCCGGATGAGGTGGCCACCGAGGAGCCGATGGAGATCCGAATCTCGGCAGGCCAGCAAACCCGCACGGTTGCCATTACGATGCGAACTCCCGGGGCGGATTTTGAACTGGCTGCCGGTTTTCTTTTCGGCGAGGGAGTGGTCCAACGGCCCGAGGAAATTGCCGAGATTTCCTATTGCGTGGATCCAGCCATCGAGGGAGAGCAACGCTATAACGTAGTCAGTGTCTTTCTCAACCGGGATTGTCTTCCCAGTCTAAAAGGTTTGGAGCGGCACTTTTACGTTTCAAGCGCGTGTGGTCTTTGTGGGAAAACGACCTTGGAGAGCCTCCGTATCCGGGGAGCGTCTGGGAGAGAAAAAGCACCGCAACTGCGGGTTTCCCCGGAGGTACTCCTTTCCCTGCCCCGTTGCCTGCAGGAAGGACAAAAAATCTTTCAATCGACGGGCGGGCTTCATGCTGCTGCCCTTTTTCACATTGATGGCACGCTGGTAGCCGTGCGGGAAGATGTTGGACGCCACAACGCGATGGACAAGCTCGTGGGCTGGGCGTTTCTTTCGGGCAGGTTGCCTCTGGGCTCCCACGTGGTACTGGTGAGCGGTCGCGCCAGCTTTGAGCTTGTTCAAAAGAGTGTTTT
Encoded here:
- a CDS encoding DUF1844 domain-containing protein, coding for MSEGYLSQQELSQRFMGLVVRLAQEALYLLRGGSGEGPVSLRLEEARAIIDGLEALQVRVAGNVTEEERSLLEGVLTQLRLVFVEAVTRGSEAKPAGKAQESAVAQEVPSGESGKEQAPAGEELGRKRFVKKYGPGE
- the moaA gene encoding GTP 3',8-cyclase MoaA, with amino-acid sequence MSFSQPIRLVPHGLRNGSAVDRRKVNYLRISITDRCNERCLYCMPEKYAGWVPRDELLSYEEILAIVKVGVSLGFRHFRVTGGEPLVRPGVVGFVERLIGLPGVETVSLSTNGTRLPELAEGLWKAGLRRVNVSLDALDPQRYREITRGDIDPVLEGIELCRKLGFSSLKINTVLLRNRNEEEIWPLAKFAASRGLVIRFIELMPVTRSDMLAEENFFSVEEAKRSLEKYDRLEPVNLKLGLGPAKYFRLARLGGIVGFIGAISDSRFCDGCNKMRLTADGKLRPCLGDHAEWDLKPCVRPALDRVRLKECWEAALAAKPLAHSFREGYQPGRVMTAIGG
- a CDS encoding MoaD/ThiS family protein, giving the protein MAKVRILAFAEARELLGEGEIWVEASLSESPRLILQRLYPDKIQKLSSWRVAVDRQYWEWDRPVGTAEEIAVIPPVSGG
- the fdhD gene encoding formate dehydrogenase accessory sulfurtransferase FdhD; the protein is MDPLVLREPGYPRPGSKTRVRVWRFEKEGVWNRPDEVATEEPMEIRISAGQQTRTVAITMRTPGADFELAAGFLFGEGVVQRPEEIAEISYCVDPAIEGEQRYNVVSVFLNRDCLPSLKGLERHFYVSSACGLCGKTTLESLRIRGASGREKAPQLRVSPEVLLSLPRCLQEGQKIFQSTGGLHAAALFHIDGTLVAVREDVGRHNAMDKLVGWAFLSGRLPLGSHVVLVSGRASFELVQKSVFAGVPIFCAVSAPSSLAVAVAEEFGITLVGFLRGDRFNVYTWPERLLSQVKKEGP
- a CDS encoding M16 family metallopeptidase, which produces MGTSFGETLVRELANGSFVLVHPDSEVRVVSIQLWCHTGSFHEGRWAGSGISHFLEHLIFKGSLARSGQEFVLGLQELGGHVNAYTSFDRTVYHVDLPAEHWKEALELLCDAVLHPAIPEPEFEPEKDVIRRELAMVADDPDEELFQLGLRTAFSHHPFRYPVIGIPDLFEALTRKDVLAYHQERYCPQNLTLVVSGAVEPAEVFSEAAQSLGKEKARPMAQSYIPGEPDQMVPRRSQKEFVTEVSRVLFLYQIPGYEDPSGLPLLLLSLVAGGGRSSRFHRILVEEEGLAEEVEVFTHMALGAGVFGVGARCQNEKRGRLIARIRELVDQLGKNPVARNELERARRQALLQRWHSLKTASGRAGAIGWGWLVARDPGFYDRVVERIQGIEEEEIVECARRFLDPRRENLAELVPKGEREPFLEKGHAHGHGELPLPHRYRLGKGTRVVARQDQRVPLVGFHVLFPGGVFYEKPETAGLARLAAQLLPKGTRRRKAMEIAGRVEELGGYLEADGGNNSARLSIELLKQSWRDGLEIFLEILMEFCCREEELETERRKQLSLLAVEREDPVSVARDLLRRTLFAGHPYERNPLGTPETLARVGPQDVEEFVREVFFQASAVFGVAGDFCWEEVQGMMEPVLSAWGQSVPGEPTGFPPVPLREKPVRVEQQLPKEQAVIFIGFPTPGLQHPWQIPLAIAAEALSDLGGRLFVKIRQEHGLAYFTGATRFLGLAGGWFAFYVGTDPTRKEWVEKLLWEEIERLAVSGLDKGEVERAKAKLLSEDRMSDQDTAGVVAASALHELVGLGYDYAWRRRKKIEALTEEEVRECLVGCLGQKGPVTVVVSP
- a CDS encoding molybdenum cofactor biosynthesis protein MoaE, producing the protein MEISVRLTSHPLESWELSFPLDGSSGVVLVFYGVVRREEQNHWIEALHYEAYETMAKEELFRICQELGKRYPCQRVEVVHRVGKVPVGEASLGIRVFARHRSEALGLLTELVDRLKERVPIWKAPCTINNS